A genome region from Triticum aestivum cultivar Chinese Spring chromosome 2B, IWGSC CS RefSeq v2.1, whole genome shotgun sequence includes the following:
- the LOC123042926 gene encoding uncharacterized protein: protein MDIRAPTSKTDMVDALRRYRETLRWETSSLRSEATSRGLETIAGKKDYLNRHHPGGRSLSLESPQLVEQNQKVASLPLVSLPYLVANQEEALALLLHEALKLGYRVQSLRELAVPIPLETVRLLYLLSKRCAEISRIIARQGSSNSGKSNSQVAPAISAYKERRASWESIWGSPVLRCGGFNDITTLSPMYFTPFAPGIRPYSGCATEALQIYSFKIFDLDDSLKWPLYVYGVVAARDAVDGNRNILFSRSRANCQVLTEKDPFLHLTVPSRAILAEYPVDFEVELRIKDGAEPQDKALMSSTNHHHFSGDTALFLGSLCSAEVGLQTVRSAIQATILSIRVVGGGFPVEYGVQVSCSTFTEGAIAAACRQVVLLDSVEKFPEDGLDGYLPLSRNVVTVESKGSLRIIMKGYSESGTVADEARLDFPAQHCQISTQECTIGNAKLQVVIAWSLLVRDKLNNLAEGYIFPI, encoded by the exons ATGGACATCAGGGCGCCGACTTCGAAAACAGACATGGTGGACGCTCTTCGTCGCTACCGTGAGACCCTGAGGTGGGAGACCAGTTCGCTGAGGAGCGAGGCCACGTCCCGGGGCCTGGAGACGATCGCCGGAAAGAAGGATTACCTAAATCGTCATCATCCCGGCGGGAGATCACTATCTCTCGAATCACCTCAGCTGGTCGAGCAGAACCAGAAAGTCGCGAGCCTGCCTCTGGTCAGTTTGCCCTACCTCGTTGCAAATCAAGAGGAGGCCCTCGCTCTGCTCTTGCACGAGGCGCTCAAGCTGGGCTACCGGGTCCAGTCTCTGAGGGAGCTCGCTGTCCCAATCCCCTTGGAGACGGTCAGATTACTCTATCTCCTGTCAAAAAGATGCGCGGAGATCTCCAGAATCATAGCGAGGCAAGGGTCGTCAAATTCAGGCAAATCTAATTCTCAGGTTGCTCCTGCAATTTCGGCTTACAAGGAGCGCCGTGCCAGCTGGGAATCAATTTGGGGCAGTCCCGTATTAAGGTGTGGAGGCTTCAATGACATAA CCACATTGTCTCCTATGTACTTTACCCCCTTTGCTCCTGGTATCAGACCATACTCCGGCTGCGCCACCGAGGCATTGCAGATCTACTCCTTCAAAATCTTTGATCTAGATGACAGCTTGAAGTGGCCACTCTATGTGTACGGCGTAGTTGCTGCTCGAGACGCTGTGGATGGTAACCGCAACATTCTCTTCTCCCGCTCCAGGGCTAACTGTCAAGTACTCACTGAAAAG GATCCTTTTTTGCACTTGACTGTTCCTTCTCGTGCTATTCTGGCCGAGTACCCTGTTGACTTTGAAGTTGAACTAAGGATAAAAGATGGAGCAGAGCCCCAAGACAAAGCATTGATGAGTTCTACTAACCACCACCATTTCAGTGGTGATACTGCTCTTTTCCTTGGCAGCCTGTGTAGTGCAGAGGTGGGCCTTCAGACTGTTCGTAGTGCGATCCAGGCCACTATCTTGTCTATTCGTGTTGTTGGAGGGGGATTTCCTGTTGAATATGGTGTACAAGTTTCTTGTTCAACGTTTACTGAAGGTGCTATTGCTGCTGCATGTCGGCAAGTTGTGTTGCTTGATTCTGTTGAAAAATTTCCCGAAGATGGACTAGATGGTTACCTTCCTCTGTCAAGGAATGTTGTTACTGTGGAATCAAAAGGATCGCTTAGGATTATCATGAAAGGCTATTCAGAGTCTGGTACTGTTGCTGATGAAGCCCGGCTAGACTTCCCTGCTCAACATTGCCAAATAAGCACTCAAGAATGTACTATTGGCAATGCTAAGCTGCAGGTTGTCATTGCTTGGTCTCTACTTGTGAGGGACAAGCTCAACAACTTGGCAGAGGGGTACATCTTCCCTATATGA
- the LOC123042927 gene encoding uncharacterized protein, translating to MRKKKDAERDQTMLTHEFLRLSSSVLARPNLYKNELAMMFTVEDEEEYERVMEAEREMERQRENCRRRRRKKRPPKKPPIVEVEHAADEQETKSQTEQLKEWMDDELEFFAGHRSIWERSNGSKSGRCGGFEDKTTLSPMQFTHCIPGIIPPRAAVTGSTLQIYSFKIVELSDDLKWPLRVYGVVAARDTVDRNRNLLFARSRIRCQVLTENDSSLCLTGPSRAILAVDPVDFEVELKIHDGGDERKDRELIWAINHYDIAYNGEQPSLTFHSPLCRAELRLERLPTTVQATILSVHVVGGGSLFKSGGQVFCSSSSADSSAARREKIVLLDYVETNSAAKNERHLDGYLPLSRNVVSVEFGGGLEVVVKVYGGSGCTCGHVYFPFQYCNISQGTCSVSGSEVEIVVAWSRLVGDKMDMLIEGYTTQA from the exons atgaggaagaagaaggatgcAGAGAGGGATCAGACGATGCTGACCCACGAATTCTTGCGTCTCTCCTCCAGTGTCCTGGCTAGACCCAACCTTTACAAGAATGAGTTGGCGATGATGTTTACGGTGGAGGATGAGGAGGAGTATGAGAGGGTGATGGAGgcggagagggagatggagaggcAGAGGGAGAACTGCAGGCGGCGGAGAAGAAAGAAGAGGCCCCCGAAGAAGCCTCCGATTGTGGAGGTGGAGCACGCTGCTGACGAGCAGGAAACGAAATCTCAAACGGAGCAACTCAAAGAGTGGATGGATGACGAGCTGGAATTTTTCGCAGGCCACCGTAGCATCTGGGAACGCTCTAATGGCAGCAAGTCCGGACGGTGCGGCGGCTTCGAAGATAAAA CCACATTGAGTCCTATGCAGTTTACGCACTGCATACCCGGTATCATCCCGCCCCGTGCCGCTGTCACTGGGAGCACATTGCAGATCTACTCCTTCAAAATTGTTGAACTAAGTGATGACCTCAAATGGCCACTCAGGGTGTATGGTGTGGTCGCTGCCCGAGACACCGTGGACCGCAACCGCAACCTTCTCTTCGCTCGGTCAAGAATTAGGTGCCAAGTACTCACTGAAAAT GACTCTTCTTTGTGCTTGACTGGCCCGTCTCGTGCAATTCTAGCCGTAGACCCAGTCGACTTTGAAGTCGAACTAAAAATACATGATGGAGGTGATGAGCGCAAAGATAGAGAATTGATCTGGGCTATCAACCATTACGACATAGCATACAACGGTGAGCAGCCATCTTTAACCTTCCATAGCCCATTGTGTAGAGCAGAGTTGAGGCTTGAGCGACTTCCTACAACAGTCCAAGCCACTATCTTGTCTGTTCATGTTGTTGGAGGGGGGTCTCTTTTTAAATCTGGAGGCCAAGTTTTTTGTTCATCGTCTAGTGCAGATAGTAGTGCTGCCAGACGTGAGAAGATTGTGTTGCTTGATTATGTTGAAACAAATTCAGCAGCAAAAAATGAACGACATCTAGATGGCTACCTTCCCCTGTCAAGGAATGTTGTTTCGGTAGAATTTGGAGGAGGATTGGAAGTTGTGGTAAAAGTCTATGGGGGATCTGGTTGTACATGCGGTCATGTTTACTTCCCTTTCCAGTATTGCAACATAAGCCAGGGTACATGTTCCGTCTCTGGCTCTGAGGTGGAGATCGTTGTTGCTTGGTCCCGGCTTGTCGGAGACAAGATGGATATGTTGATCGAAGGGTATACTACCCAGGCATAG